DNA from Helicobacter pylori:
CTTTTTGAACGCTAATATCGTTTCGTGGCGCGTTAAGAATTAAACCATTGGTAGCGTTTAAGGTATCTAATGAAATATTAGAAAAATCTTTAGATACAAAAGAAAGCCTGCCCTGATATTGCGTGAAATTAATCGTGTTTTTCCCATTAAAGATAATGGACTTGCCCGCCACAAAATTCAATTCCCCCCCTGTAGCGTTACTAAACGAGCTGTTATTAGTAAATAAATAATCTTTAGCCACAAAATTGAAATTCCCTTTTTGCCAAAGATTGTGCAATCCCCTAGAGCCTAGTAAAGATCCAAAACCCAATTGTTTTAACTCATCTTGTAAGGATTTAGGCAGTATGGAGCCCAAACCTTGATGATAAACACCCCCTAAGCCCTTATCAGCGATGATTTTATTAATCATTTGCCCTAGGACTTGATTGCTCATGATTTTATTCACTACGCCTTCGCCTAATAAGTCATTTAACGCTTTTTCGCCTATGCTAGAAATGGTGTTAGTTAGCTCTTCACTGGGGTTAGTGATGCTATTTAGAGCGATATTGACTAACACGCTCAAATCCTGCGGGCCGAGCCAAGAAATGAGCTTATTGACTAAGGGGGCTTGATTGATCATTTGATTGAGAATATCCCCAAAAGTCGTTTTGTTCAAAAAACCTTGCAATTCTTTAGAATCAGCACTAGAACCTATTTTATCAAGAGCTTGATTCAAGCCTCCAGGCACAAAATTATTCGCAAAAGCGCTCAAGCTTTGCTTGCCATACCAGTTATTGATGAAATTCTCTACATTTTCAATCCCTAAAGTTTTAACGATGAATTTTTCAAACCCTGAAGAATGGGCTTGGATTTGCTCTAAAAGCATTTGATCGATTTCTTTTCTTTTTACAGGATCTAACGCGTTTAAAAGCCCGTTTTCACCAAAAACATCGCCCACCGTTTTAGAATTTAAAATTTCCATGATTGCGTTTTTAAAAGCACTCACGCCTAAGAGGTTATTCACTTCAGTAGGGCTAAGCAAAGAGCTTAAAGTCTTAGATCCAAAATCTTTAGGGATCATGTTGGCTAAATCTTTAGGGATAGCGTTATTATTCAAGCTTTCTTCATAAACAATATTAGAAAGCGCATTCCCTAAACCTTTTTCTCCAAAAAGCTTTTCAATGCCACCTTGCCCTAGATAAGAAAAGATTTTATCAGTCCCTTGAGCGTCAATATTGGCTTGATTAAGCACTAAATTCGTCGTGCTTTCAAAAGACACATTCGCGCTCCCTCCACTCCCCCAAGCGTTCCCGCTGCCGATTGTCCCGGTAATGTAAATGTTTTTAGCCTTAAAATTAGCGTTAATATAGCCTAAATAAGGCGCGCTAGAATTAAGCAATTGCCCCAAATTAGTCTGTCTGAACATCTGGCAAGTGTTATCCCCAACCGCACATGGATTTTTATAGCCATCGCCTCCAAACCACACCACGCTATTAGTGTTCGTTTGCCCTTCTTTGATCGCCCCTACAACGAGATTGCCTTGAGAGAAATCATAATTAGTTGTGTTAGAAAAATTATTGATGATCTTCAATAAACTCTTCCAATTTGCTTGGTTTAAAGCAATGCCATATTCTTTTAAGATACTAAAAATCGTTTCAAAGCTATCCGGGCTATTGAGATTGAGATTGTCTAAAGCCCCTGAAGATAAAAGATTGGCTATTTTAGGCAAAAACTCCTTACCCAAACTAGCGATCATATTCAAATCTTGCTTAGTGATAGCCTGATTATAAATGTGTAAGGCTTGTAAGGGTTGGTTTTGCGCGTTATAAGTCCCGGGTATCTCATTATTCTTACCAAAGCCTTTGATATTGCTACTCAAATAATAAGTGCCGGCTTTATCGCTTGTGTGATTATAGGAATTAGAGCTTTCATCATAAGGGTTTTTTTGGTAATCATACAAGCTAGGAGCGAGATTAAATGCCGTATTATTAGAAACGCCGTTTTGAGAGATTTGGATTTTCAGGCGGTTGTTATGCAAGGTTTCTGTAATCGTTTCAGTCGTATTGAGCGGGTTAGTGAAACTCCAAGAATGAACGCCGTTATTGAACGAGTAATTAGCTTTGTCAATCTGTATGCCATAAAAACGGATCTTTTCATAGCCGTTATTCCCCATTAAACCCTGAATGTTTTGAGCTTGTAAAATATTATAAACTAAGGGCTTGTTTTTTGCATCAAACAAATTCACATTAGACAGATTCAAAACGCCTTGAGATCCAAAGCTGAAATTCCCGCTTGCATTAATAGATAAAGCGTTACCTCCATTGCCTAAAAGGTTTAGAGTGCCATTTAAAAGAACGCTTTGAAAATTTAGGGTGCTGTTGTTACCTAAATCAAATGAAGCGTCTGCATTAAAGGTCGCTAGTTTAGTGAAAGAAATTTGAGAATTATTAGCATAAAAACTCACAGGAGCGTTAAAAACGCTATCGCCATTGAAGTTCAACAAGCTTGATCCGTTGAGGTTGAAATCCGTTTCCCCTTCTACGCTAAGTGCATTAAAGCTCGCTTGAGAACTTTCAGCTAAATTCATCGTAGAGTTATTTTCAAAAGTGGAAGCCCCTTGGAAATTGATATGGATATTTTTAGCCCTTAGATTGAGTGTGGCTTGATTAAAATTCGTATTCCCTTTGAAATTGATAAGGCGCACAGAATTGCCAAAATCAGGCGTTTTACCAAATAGAGGGATTCCATAAAAGGTAACATTAGCGTTATTGAAATTTGCTTGATTGAAGCTTAATTGAGCGTTAGGGTTCAAATTCAAATAAGACACCCCGTTAAAAGCGGTTGTGCCGTTAAAATTCGCCACGCTGTTGTTGTAAAAAGAAAGGCTTGAAGCGTTTTCTAAAGTCGTTTGGGTTTGGCTATCCCCAATATTAATAGCAGCGTTGGGTTTGACTGAAAGCCTGGAATTATTGAAAGTAACATTCCCATTCAATGAAGACTGATTCACATTTTTAGACACATCAATAACCATTTGAGAGTTATTGAAAATAATGTTATTGGCTTTCAAATCATAGCGGATGCCCCCTCCTAAAATGGAATTAGTGAATATCAAATCTGTATTCGCAGCCATATTCACATACGAAGAACCGCTTTCAGTCGCTCCGTTAATATTGGTCCAGCCGCTAAAAGTGGTGTTTTCAAAAGTGATACGCCCTGAATTAAAATTAAAGCCTCCCCATGTGAAATCCCTAAAGTTAGAGTTTTTAATATCCATAGAAAACCTGGAATTAAAATTCGCCCATGAATGCTGACTCGCGCTAGTTTGTAAGCCCATAGCCACGGTTTGGAAATTCGTATAATTCAACCCGTCAGCGTTCAAGGTTTTATCAGCGTTAAAATTAATCGTCGCCCCACCGCCAGCGTTAGGGTTGCCAACATTAAAGTTATTCGTTAAAAAGATATTAGTCGCGTTGAAATTGCCATGCAAATACAGCAAATTATTCTTACCAAACCAGATAGATCCGCCATTGTTATTGGCTTTTTCTTGCGCACTCCCTAAAAGCAAAGTCCCTACCACCGTAGCCCCAAAGTTCAGCGACCATGCAAAAGCGCTAGAGCCGATAAGATCTTGATTTTTATAAGGTGCGATGTAGCACACGCCAACACACACAGGGGTTTTTCCTGGAATAAAATCAAATTGCTTCCTCACTTGACTCCAAATATCCTTAGAATCAGCGTCTGTGTGGAAAGACGAAGAGTGGAGCGTAAGGTATTTATAAGTGATAGATCCCGAATTAAAAGTTTCTTCAAAAACAAATTTTTGGCCGTTGCTTTGAGTGAATTGCACAAAATAAGTGTTTTTCTCCGTCCTTAATAAAGTCCCTCGTTCGCCACCATAATGGATCAAATTCCATAAATTTTGCGAAAAAGCATTATCCGCCAAAGCTTGGTTATTGTATTTGATGCTATCCCCACTTAAAAGCGTGTAAGTGGTTTCATTGGTCAAATTCCTTTCAATATTAAAAATACTATCATTTTCAATAGAAACTGATCCTTTAAGGCGGCTGAAAGGATCGCTGTTGATGAGCGTGTTTGTGCCTTTAAAAGTGGTGTTTTTAGTGTCATTAAACGAATAGCTACCGCCATTAAACGAGTTGTTGTTGAAGATAAGGTTTTGCACTCTGGCATTGATATTATAGGAATTGAAGGTGTTGTTTTCTAGGGTTAAAGAATTTCCAGTGCTGTTTTCACCCCCTTTATAAATCAAGGTGCCGTTATCATTGAAGGCCACATTTTTAATCACTGCCTTCCCGTTAGCACTAGCGTTATCCACACCAAAATTCCCCCCTCCATTCACAGAGCCTTTATCCCAAGTAATGTTATTGGCCTTAAGGTTAAAGCCTCCATGCGGGGTTTGGTTGCTAAAATTGGCGTTTGTTGCATTCAAATTACCATTATTGACAATGAAATTCATCCATGAATTTTGCAAACCGGCTTTATCGTTATTCAAATTAGCGTTAGCGATATTCAAACGCTCTTGAGCGTTAAACACTAAAGTCGCGCCCCCACCGGTTTGAGCGCCATTACCAGAGCGAATCGTGCCGGTAATATCAATTTGATTGGCTTTAAAAACGCCTTGAATATAGCCCACTAGCCCCCATTCAGCCCCTGAAGTTTTCCCAAAACTCACCACGCTATTAGAAGCGGGATTCGCCCCATCAAGAAAAGGGGTGGTCTGATTGAACACTAAAACGCTGTTAGCGCCGCTATAATCTTGCGTGAAAACGCCTGTGCCAGCATTCTTCCAAGTCGTCATGCCGTTGAGATAGAACACGGTGTTACTGACGTTATTATTGATATTTTTAAGATGGAATACATCATTGTGGATACTCACGCAATGCGTATAGCCTAGAGTGCATAAACGAGTGAGCGTGATCCCATTATTAAAATTTTCTTTGATGTAGTAAGTCAAGCCGTTATCGGTGAAATGGATATTATAAATTTTAGCGCTGCTTGGCACGGATTGATCCTTATTTACTAGCGTGCCGCTAGGGTTTTCCCCACTAATCCAGCGCAACATTTGATACAAAGCGTTATTATTATCCTTATAATCCACGCTTTTAGCGTTAAGCAATTGATAAGTCGTGCCCACGCTTAAACTGCTCAAAAGCCCTTGCATGTTGAAAACAACGCCCTTATTGAAAGTAAAAGCTGTTTGAGCGCCATTTATTTTGAATTGATTATTCACATTGAAAGCATCATCAGTAAAACTGACTTTAGGGGTATTGTTGAAATTAAACACGCCCCCATTGAACGAGTTATGATTAAAATCCACTTGCTTAGCGTCAAAACTAAACGAACCATTATTAAACGAATTGTTATTAAAAGCATTTGTTTGCTCTGCGTGGTTGAAATTAAACGAACCGCCATTAAATTTGTCTTCATTAAAGGCGTTATTCACGCCATCAAAAGAATAAGAAGCGTCATCTAAAACGGATTTTTCAATGGTGGTCTTGCCTTGAAACTTAAAATTCCCTGCTAAAAAGTTCGTGTTTTTAAAGGTGTAAGAATTTTCAGCGCCTTGAAATTTATAATAAGCCTTGTTGAAATTCACACTATCAAAAGCACCATTACCGGTAAAATCATACCCCCCACCCGTCCAATCGTAAAAATCAGACTGAGAAACATTGATCTTACCACTCCCAGAGCCATTCCCTAAAGCGATAAAAGTCATGTAAGAGTTTTGTGAAGTGGTTTTTAGGTTTTTAAAATCAGCTCCAGCGATATTAATTTCAGTCGCGCCCACAAAATTCAAAGTCGCTCCCCCACCGGTTTGAGCGCCATTCCCAGACATCATGTTACCGGTGATATAAACCCTATCGGCCGTAAAAGTGCCAGTAATATATCCCGTTTTCCCCCAATTAACCCCTTGATACCCCCCAAAACGCACCGTGCTGTTAGATTTAGGGATGCTGCCATTAGCCCAAGGGGTCGTAGCGTTAAAGACTAAAGCACTGTTTTTCCCGCCATAGGTTTGAGAAAATCTCGCATTAGTGTAATTCCAAGTGTTTAAGCCGTTAAGATAAAAAATCGCATCAGCTCTATCATCATTAATATTTTTTAAGTTAAAGACATTATCATAAATATTCACGCTATTGGTGTAGTAAATATTATTCGCACCATAATAGACAGATTGTAAAACAATAGAATTAGGGCTAAAAATTTGTCTAAAATTATAGAGCGTGCCGCCTAAATTGTAGGTTACATAGTAAGTGTGGGTGTTGTTATTAGAAGTGGCGTTTTTGCTGTTGTCTTTTGTGGCTTGCGTGTTTTTAAGCCTGATGATATTCCATAAGTTGCTGACATCATTGTAAGCGATAGAGCCATTTTTCATGCTAAAGAGCGTGTAAGCGCTCCCTATGCTGGGCGTGTAATTTTGAATATTAAAAACCGCATTAGGATTAATGGTAACTTTAGCGCTCATATTGACAAAG
Protein-coding regions in this window:
- a CDS encoding vacuolating cytotoxin domain-containing protein; amino-acid sequence: MTYRNGKIDLRERFSKNRSFKGIKKKIAKKYTIKNSPLTIYSLKTHSNSSLSINKKIFLGLGFVSALSAQSEDYNSSVYWLNSVNENNNNKSYYISPLRTWAGGNRSFTQNYNNSKLYIGTKNASATPNNSSVWFGEKGYIGFITGVFKARDIFITGAVGSGNELKTGGGAILVFESSNELSANGAYFQNNRAGMQTSWINLISNHSVNLTNTDFGNQTPNGGFNVMGRKITYNGGIVNGGNFGFDNVDSNGTTTISGVTFNNNGALTYKGGNGIGGSITFTNSNINHYKLNLNANSVTFNNSALGSMPNGNTNTIGNAYILNASNITFNNLTFNGGWFVFDRSNASVHFQGTTTINNPTSPFVNMSAKVTINPNAVFNIQNYTPSIGSAYTLFSMKNGSIAYNDVSNLWNIIRLKNTQATKDNSKNATSNNNTHTYYVTYNLGGTLYNFRQIFSPNSIVLQSVYYGANNIYYTNSVNIYDNVFNLKNINDDRADAIFYLNGLNTWNYTNARFSQTYGGKNSALVFNATTPWANGSIPKSNSTVRFGGYQGVNWGKTGYITGTFTADRVYITGNMMSGNGAQTGGGATLNFVGATEINIAGADFKNLKTTSQNSYMTFIALGNGSGSGKINVSQSDFYDWTGGGYDFTGNGAFDSVNFNKAYYKFQGAENSYTFKNTNFLAGNFKFQGKTTIEKSVLDDASYSFDGVNNAFNEDKFNGGSFNFNHAEQTNAFNNNSFNNGSFSFDAKQVDFNHNSFNGGVFNFNNTPKVSFTDDAFNVNNQFKINGAQTAFTFNKGVVFNMQGLLSSLSVGTTYQLLNAKSVDYKDNNNALYQMLRWISGENPSGTLVNKDQSVPSSAKIYNIHFTDNGLTYYIKENFNNGITLTRLCTLGYTHCVSIHNDVFHLKNINNNVSNTVFYLNGMTTWKNAGTGVFTQDYSGANSVLVFNQTTPFLDGANPASNSVVSFGKTSGAEWGLVGYIQGVFKANQIDITGTIRSGNGAQTGGGATLVFNAQERLNIANANLNNDKAGLQNSWMNFIVNNGNLNATNANFSNQTPHGGFNLKANNITWDKGSVNGGGNFGVDNASANGKAVIKNVAFNDNGTLIYKGGENSTGNSLTLENNTFNSYNINARVQNLIFNNNSFNGGSYSFNDTKNTTFKGTNTLINSDPFSRLKGSVSIENDSIFNIERNLTNETTYTLLSGDSIKYNNQALADNAFSQNLWNLIHYGGERGTLLRTEKNTYFVQFTQSNGQKFVFEETFNSGSITYKYLTLHSSSFHTDADSKDIWSQVRKQFDFIPGKTPVCVGVCYIAPYKNQDLIGSSAFAWSLNFGATVVGTLLLGSAQEKANNNGGSIWFGKNNLLYLHGNFNATNIFLTNNFNVGNPNAGGGATINFNADKTLNADGLNYTNFQTVAMGLQTSASQHSWANFNSRFSMDIKNSNFRDFTWGGFNFNSGRITFENTTFSGWTNINGATESGSSYVNMAANTDLIFTNSILGGGIRYDLKANNIIFNNSQMVIDVSKNVNQSSLNGNVTFNNSRLSVKPNAAINIGDSQTQTTLENASSLSFYNNSVANFNGTTAFNGVSYLNLNPNAQLSFNQANFNNANVTFYGIPLFGKTPDFGNSVRLINFKGNTNFNQATLNLRAKNIHINFQGASTFENNSTMNLAESSQASFNALSVEGETDFNLNGSSLLNFNGDSVFNAPVSFYANNSQISFTKLATFNADASFDLGNNSTLNFQSVLLNGTLNLLGNGGNALSINASGNFSFGSQGVLNLSNVNLFDAKNKPLVYNILQAQNIQGLMGNNGYEKIRFYGIQIDKANYSFNNGVHSWSFTNPLNTTETITETLHNNRLKIQISQNGVSNNTAFNLAPSLYDYQKNPYDESSNSYNHTSDKAGTYYLSSNIKGFGKNNEIPGTYNAQNQPLQALHIYNQAITKQDLNMIASLGKEFLPKIANLLSSGALDNLNLNSPDSFETIFSILKEYGIALNQANWKSLLKIINNFSNTTNYDFSQGNLVVGAIKEGQTNTNSVVWFGGDGYKNPCAVGDNTCQMFRQTNLGQLLNSSAPYLGYINANFKAKNIYITGTIGSGNAWGSGGSANVSFESTTNLVLNQANIDAQGTDKIFSYLGQGGIEKLFGEKGLGNALSNIVYEESLNNNAIPKDLANMIPKDFGSKTLSSLLSPTEVNNLLGVSAFKNAIMEILNSKTVGDVFGENGLLNALDPVKRKEIDQMLLEQIQAHSSGFEKFIVKTLGIENVENFINNWYGKQSLSAFANNFVPGGLNQALDKIGSSADSKELQGFLNKTTFGDILNQMINQAPLVNKLISWLGPQDLSVLVNIALNSITNPSEELTNTISSIGEKALNDLLGEGVVNKIMSNQVLGQMINKIIADKGLGGVYHQGLGSILPKSLQDELKQLGFGSLLGSRGLHNLWQKGNFNFVAKDYLFTNNSSFSNATGGELNFVAGKSIIFNGKNTINFTQYQGRLSFVSKDFSNISLDTLNATNGLILNAPRNDISVQKGQICVNVLNCMGEKKTNLSNTSTSTDETLEVNANNFAFLGSIRANGLVDFSKVLQNTTIGTLDLGPNATFKANNLIVNNAFNNNSNYRADISGNLNVVKGAALSTNENGLNVGGNFKSEGPLTFNLKRPTDKTILSVTGASTIMSYNNQALIHFNTQKQGAYTLINAKRMVYGYDNQTILGGSLSDYLKLYTLIDFNGKRMQLKGDLLSYDNQPVNIKDGGLVVSFKDNQGQMVYSSILYDKVQVTVSDKPMDIHAPSLEYYIKYIQGSAGLNAIKSAGNNSILWLNELFVAKGGNPLFAPYYLQDNPTEHIVTLMKDITSTLGMLSKPNLKNNSTDALQLNTYTQQMSRLAKLSNFASFDSTDFSERLSSLKNQRFADAIPNAMDVILKYSQRDKLKNNLWATGVGGVSFVENGTGTLYGVNVGYDRFIKGVIVGGYAAYGYSGFYERITNSKSDNVDVGLYARAFIKKSELTFSVNETWGANKNQISSNDTLLSMINQSYKYSTWTTNAKVNYGYDFIFKNKSIILKPQIGLRYYYIGMTGLDGVMNNALYNQFKANADPSKKSVLTIDLALENRHYFNTNSYFYAIGGVGRDLLVNSMGDKLVRFIGNNTLSYRKGELYNTFASITTGGEVRLFKSFYANAGVGARFGLDYKMINITGNIGMRLAF